The Chryseolinea soli nucleotide sequence CGGGCTCTATCGACATCTGGGTGGCGATAAATTTAATATTATACTGGCGCGCGAAAGCAGGATCCTTGACAATGCCGGTATTCAGAAAATATTTATCGATGAACAAAATAACTATTGGGTCGGCCTCTTTGGCGCAGGCCTTTTATTTATATCCGGTGATCAGCCGCGTTTTGAACACTATCGATTCTTCAATGCAAGTATGGAACGCATTGGAAAGAACTCTGTCCTGTCCCTGGCCGAAGATCATGATCAGAAAATATGGATTGGAACAGACGGGGCCGGCTTGTACAAATTTGATCCGGAAACCAAGGCATTCACGACGTACTTGCACGACCCGGCGAGCGCGAAAAGTCTGAGCACCAATGTTGTAAAATCCTTGCTGGTCGACGACAAAAATAATCTCTACATCGGGACCTATGCGGGGGGCTTGAATTATCTCGATACAAAGACCAATACCTTTACACATTATCTCCACAATCCCAAAGACACCACGAGCATCAGTACGAACCATGTATGGTCATTGCTGCAGGATCATAAGAAAAGAATTTTTGTTGGACAGCTTGGTGGCTTGAATGAATTCTTGCCGGCCACTAAAACGTTCAAAGCCCTTACGATCCCGGGCGGAAACCCGATCACCACCAATACCGCATCGGTCTTTTGTATGCGCGAAGATCGGAACGGCTATGTCTGGATGGGTACCCGGTTGGCGGGAATTCACCGGTACGATCCTCAAACCGGGGCATTTAGATCCTTCTTAAGTTCAATAAAAGATCCTTCCAGTTTGCCAACGAACGAGATCCTGGAATTTGAACTGGATGCTCAAGGGAAACTCCTTATCGGCACGGACAACAAAGGAATGATCCGGTTTGACCCGGAGACGTTCACGGCTGTGGATATGATCCCGGAGTTCCTCGAGAAAAATATACCGTCCATACTGGAGGACAATGCAGGCAAAATATGGTTTACGTCTTTTGATGGCCTTCACAAATTTGACCCGGCTACGGGGAAAATTTACAATTTTACAATTGCTGATGGATTGCAAGGGGTTCAATATAACGAAGGTGCGCGGCTAAAGAGTTCGACAGGGGAATACTACTTCGGAGGAACGAACGGGTTAAATGTTTTTCGTCCTGAGAAAGTGATCGATGATCAAAGCAAACCCAGTGTGGTGTTCACCCGCCTGGCTTTATTTCATGACGCGGTCCGGATCAACGATCCGTCGGGGATCCTGACAAAGAGTATCTCAAAGTCAAGAACCATTACTCTTCAACCCAATCAGAACGTTTTTTCGATCGAATTTGCCTGTCTGGAGTATAGGTTCCCCAAGAAAAACAAGTACCGTTATTACCTGGACGGATTTGACCATGACTGGAACACAATCCAGGAGAGCCGGACAGCAACCTATACCAACCTGCCGCCAGGGGATTACACATTGCGGGTAAGTGCAGCCAATGGCGATGGTTATTGGAATGACCAAGCTGCCAGCATTCAAATTATTGTTATCCCCAAGTGGCATCAGCGGGCCGTCATCAGGATCGGATTTGCCAGCTTCATCCTCTTATCCATACTGGCGATCATTCACATCCGGACCAGATTTTTACTGACACAAAAGCGCAAACTTGAACATCTGGTAAAATTGCGTACCCAATTGATCGAAGCTCAAAAGAAGAGATCAAGGACAAGAACGAAAAACTGGAGCATGCCTATGAGGAAGTAAATTCAGTAAATGAAGCACTTCACACGGTCAATGCGAACCTCGAAACGTTGGTGGAAAATAAGACGGAAGAACTTAGAGAAACCATCAAAAGGCTTATTGAAACCGATAAGGGGCTGGATACATTTTTGTATCGATCCAGTCACGATCTGCGAGGGCCTATTACTTCGTTATTGGGGTTGGCGCAGATCGCTAAAATGCAAAATCACCAGGACGATTTGGATACTTACTTCGAGAGTATGGAGCATACAGCAAGCAAAATGCTGCGACTCCTGCATAGGTTGAATGATACCGGAGCGCTCTTTCGATACAAGCGTAGAATGGAAACCATAAACATGGAAGAAATTATACAATCCATAAAGTTTCAACTGGACAACAGCAGCGACATGGTGAAAATAGAAATCGAAAACAGGATCGATGAGCCCATCTCGAGTGACCCCGTTTTGCTGAATAACATTGTTCTGAATTTAATGGAGAACAGTATTGTGTTTAGAGGCGAGATCGATCCATTTGTCAAATCGGTGTTTTATTTGAACGACCAACACCTGGTCATTAAAACCATCGACAACGGGATCGGTATTCCTCCAAGTGTGAAGGACCGGATATTCGAGATGTTCTACAGGGGATCACAGAAATCGGTAGGCAATGGGTTGGGACTCTTTATGGTAAAGA carries:
- a CDS encoding ligand-binding sensor domain-containing protein, which gives rise to MAQIISSRLSGSRTIVAVLVVIAAGSPRSGLGQQPAIPPALVYSHAFTTEDGLSQNNVSCVIKDKDGFVWVGTGDGLNRFDGYSFIKFNHSDKDSASISNDVIRSLLLDSKGRLWIGTYNGLNLYDDETETFKNFLTNDSKENTISQNTILCLLEDERHQLWVGTYYGLNKIDLQTLEITKYFHHLDGTGLADNAVNALLEDRNGKIWACTAKGINILSPNGVEKTIPQRQTPDGLTSALTVGIVQDSTGAIFIGTNGGGVLRLEDEHDETFEYFTHNQKKYSLGNDIIATLGIDRQGTLLVGTDGAGLYRHLGGDKFNIILARESRILDNAGIQKIFIDEQNNYWVGLFGAGLLFISGDQPRFEHYRFFNASMERIGKNSVLSLAEDHDQKIWIGTDGAGLYKFDPETKAFTTYLHDPASAKSLSTNVVKSLLVDDKNNLYIGTYAGGLNYLDTKTNTFTHYLHNPKDTTSISTNHVWSLLQDHKKRIFVGQLGGLNEFLPATKTFKALTIPGGNPITTNTASVFCMREDRNGYVWMGTRLAGIHRYDPQTGAFRSFLSSIKDPSSLPTNEILEFELDAQGKLLIGTDNKGMIRFDPETFTAVDMIPEFLEKNIPSILEDNAGKIWFTSFDGLHKFDPATGKIYNFTIADGLQGVQYNEGARLKSSTGEYYFGGTNGLNVFRPEKVIDDQSKPSVVFTRLALFHDAVRINDPSGILTKSISKSRTITLQPNQNVFSIEFACLEYRFPKKNKYRYYLDGFDHDWNTIQESRTATYTNLPPGDYTLRVSAANGDGYWNDQAASIQIIVIPKWHQRAVIRIGFASFILLSILAIIHIRTRFLLTQKRKLEHLVKLRTQLIEAQKKRSRTRTKNWSMPMRK
- a CDS encoding sensor histidine kinase, with the protein product MEEIIQSIKFQLDNSSDMVKIEIENRIDEPISSDPVLLNNIVLNLMENSIVFRGEIDPFVKSVFYLNDQHLVIKTIDNGIGIPPSVKDRIFEMFYRGSQKSVGNGLGLFMVKKALEILQGSIAIESQPNDLTTVTVTIPLGNTVAFGI